A window of the Helianthus annuus cultivar XRQ/B chromosome 4, HanXRQr2.0-SUNRISE, whole genome shotgun sequence genome harbors these coding sequences:
- the LOC118491129 gene encoding ATP synthase subunit alpha, mitochondrial-like: MDLLSFQKAFLKVSRVGSAAQLKTMKQVCGSSKLELAQYREVAALAQFGSDLDAATQALLNRGARLTEVPKQPQYAPLPIEKQILVIYAAVNGFCDRMPLDRISQYERAILKSIKTELLQSLLEKGGLTNERKMEPDTFLKECALPYTI; this comes from the coding sequence ATGGAccttctttcttttcagaaagcATTTTTAAAAGTCAGTCGTGTTGGGTCTGCCGCTCAGTTGAAAACTATGAAACAAGTCTGCGGTAGTTCAAAACTGGAATTGGCACAATATCGCGAAGTGGCCGCCCTTGCTCAATTTGGGTCAGACCTGGATGCTGCGACTCAGGCATTACTCAATAGAGGTGCAAGGCTTACAGAAGTACCGAAACAACCACAATATGCACCACTTCCAATTGAAAAACAAATTTTAGTCATTTATGCAGCTGTCAATGGATTCTGTGATCGAATGCCACTAGACAGAATTTCTCAATATGAGAGAGCCATTTTAAAGAGTATAAAAACAGAATTACTACAATCCCTTTTAGAAAAAGGTGGCTTAACTAACGAAAGAAAAATGGAACCAGATACATTCTTAAAGGAATGCGCTTTGCCTTACacaatataa